The following are encoded in a window of Peromyscus leucopus breed LL Stock chromosome X, UCI_PerLeu_2.1, whole genome shotgun sequence genomic DNA:
- the Asb11 gene encoding ankyrin repeat and SOCS box protein 11 — protein MEDDPAFFGFKNIFLTMFATFFFFKLLIKVFLALLTHFYIVKGNRKEAARIAEEIYGGLSDCWADRSPLHEAAAQGRLLALKTLIAQGVNVNLVTINRVSSLHEACLGGHVACAKALLENGAQVNGLTIHGATPLFNACCSGSAACVSMLLEFGAKVQLEVHLASPIHEAVKRGHRECMEILLANNANIEQELPQLGTPLYVACTYEKVDCVKKLLELGASVDHGRWLDTPLHAAARQSSVEVINLLTEYGANLKLRNSQGKIALDLAAPKSSVEQALLLHEGKTGLIGDLLLLPKHTVVSSLD, from the exons ATGGAGGATGATCCTGCTTTCTTtggctttaaaaacatttttctgacAATGTTTGCCACGTTTTTCTTCTTCAAGCTTTTAATTAAAGTTTTCTTGGCTCtcctaacccatttctatatcgtcaaaggaaacagaaaagaggcAGCTAGGATAGCAGAAGAGATCTATGGTGGACTCTCAG ACTGCTGGGCTGACCGATCCCCACTCCACGAGGCTGCAGCGCAGGGGCGTTTACTGGCTCTTAAAACTTTAATTGCACAA GGTGTCAATGTGAATCTTGTGACAATTAACCGGGTCTCCTCTCTCCATGAGGCTTGCCTTGGGGGTCATGTGGCCTGTGCTAAAGCCTTGCTGGAAAATGGTGCACAA GTCAATGGACTGACAATTCACGGGGCCACTCCGCTCTTCAATGCCTGCTGTAGTGGCAGTGCTGCGTGTGTCAGTATGCTCTTGGAGTTTGGAGCCAAGGTCCAGCTTGAGGTCCACCTGGCTTCACCGattcatgaagctgtgaagagAG GTCACAGAGAGTGTATGGAGATTCTGCTGGCGAATAATGCTAACATTGAGCAAGAGCTTCCTCAGCTAGGAACTCCTCTGTATGTGGCCTGTACCTACGAGAAAGTCGACTGTGTGAAGAAGCTTCTAGAACTGG GAGCCAGTGTTGACCATGGCCGGTGGCTGGATACCCCACTGCATGCTGCTGCTAGGCAGTCCAGTGTGGAGGTCATCAACCTGCTCACTGAGTATGGCGCTAACCTGAAACTCAGAAACTCTCAGGGCAAAATCGCCCTTGATCTTGCTGCTCCCAAAAGCAGTGTGGAGCAGGCACTCCTGCTCCATGAAGGTAAGACAGGCCTGATAGGGGATTTGCTTCTCCTCCCTAAGCATACTGTGGTCTCATCTCTAGACTAG